One window of the Salvia splendens isolate huo1 chromosome 1, SspV2, whole genome shotgun sequence genome contains the following:
- the LOC121750502 gene encoding delta(8)-fatty-acid desaturase-like, translated as MAAAAAAADEKKYITSEELSKHNKSGDLWLSIQGKVYNVTDWAKQHPGGEVPLLNLGGQDVTDAFIAFHPGSAWKHLDTFFTGYHLRDFHVSDMSRDYRNLATQFTRSGMFEKKGHGVIYSLCFISVLLATCFYGVLRCDGFLTHILSGGLLGLIWMQVAYLGHDSGHYNIMISPRFNKLAQILTGNCLTGISIAWWKWTHNAHHIACNSLDYDPDLQHLPMLAVSTRFFTNLTSKFYNRKLEFDPIARFFISYQHLTYYPVMCVARVNLYLQTFLLLLSNRRVPDRALNILGIMIFWTWFPLLVSCLPNWTERVLFVLASFCVCAIQHIQFTLNHFAADVYVGPPKGNNWFEKQTAGTIDIDCPSWMDWFFGGLQFQLEHHLFPRLPRCHLRKVSPIIRELCKKHNLPYRSLTFVEANKWTLRTLRTAAVEARDFSMAPRNLLWEAVNTHG; from the coding sequence ATggccgccgctgccgctgctgctgATGAGAAGAAGTACATCACCTCCGAAGAGCTAAGCAAGCACAACAAATCCGGTGATCTGTGGCTCTCAATCCAGGGCAAAGTCTACAACGTAACGGATTGGGCGAAGCAGCACCCCGGCGGCGAGGTTCCTCTCCTCAATTTAGGCGGACAGGACGTCACCGATGCGTTCATCGCCTTCCACCCTGGCTCCGCCTGGAAACACCTCGACACTTTCTTCACCGGCTACCACCTCCGCGACTTTCACGTCTCCGACATGTCTCGCGACTATCGCAACCTCGCGACGCAGTTCACCAGATCCGGAATGTTCGAGAAGAAAGGCCACGGCGTGATCTACAGCCTCTGCTTCATCTCGGTGCTCCTCGCCACCTGCTTCTACGGCGTCCTCCGCTGCGACGGTTTCCTCACACACATTCTCTCCGGAGGCCTCCTCGGATTGATCTGGATGCAGGTCGCCTACCTAGGGCACGACTCCGGCCACTACAACATCATGATTAGCCCTAGATTCAACAAACTGGCGCAGATCCTCACCGGTAACTGCCTCACCGGCATCAGCATTGCGTGGTGGAAGTGGACGCACAACGCGCACCACATCGCCTGCAACAGCCTCGATTACGACCCCGATCTCCAGCACCTCCCGATGCTCGCCGTCTCCACCCGCTTCTTCACCAACCTCACCTCCAAATTCTACAACAGAAAGCTCGAATTCGATCCAATCGCCCGATTCTTCATCAGCTACCAGCACCTCACCTACTACCCGGTGATGTGCGTCGCCAGAGTTAATCTCTATCTCCAGacattcctcctcctcctctccaaCCGCAGAGTCCCCGACAGAGCCCTAAACATATTGGGAATCATGATTTTCTGGACATGGTTCCCTCTCCTCGTCTCCTGCTTGCCCAATTGGACCGAACGCGTGCTCTTCGTGCTTGCCAGCTTCTGCGTCTGCGCCATCCAGCACATCCAATTCACGCTCAACCACTTCGCCGCCGACGTCTACGTTGGCCCCCCCAAAGGGAACAACTGGTTCGAGAAACAAACCGCCGGGACCATCGACATCGACTGCCCTTCTTGGATGGATTGGTTCTTCGGTGGGTTGCAGTTTCAACTGGAGCACCATCTCTTCCCCAGGCTGCCAAGGTGCCATTTGAGGAAAGTTTCCCCCATCATTAGAGAGCTCTGCAAGAAGCACAACCTGCCCTACCGGAGCTTGACCTTCGTCGAGGCGAACAAGTGGACGCTGCGAACGCTTAGAACTGCCGCGGTTGAGGCCCGCGATTTCTCCATGGCTCCCAGGAACTTGCTGTGGGAAGCTGTCAACACTCATGGATGA
- the LOC121750963 gene encoding RING-H2 finger protein ATL68-like, with translation MSTSPPPPPPPLTASPSSVSKNLTSIGLGYAITIALGFLVFFSTVLLASYICYRSFSRRRRRRQFGNPNPQNSAENSIYLPRIIFVAEDDDGGEQNAVVGLEQAVINSYPKLVFTKRSGNWENDAVCAICLCEYREGEMMRMLPDCKHCFHVMCVDAWLKLNASCPVCRNSPLPTPLSTPLQEVVPLSLYADGRRR, from the coding sequence ATGTCCACCTCGCCAccacctcctccgccgccgctaACCGCCTCCCCTTCCTCCGTCTCCAAAAATCTCACCTCGATCGGCCTCGGCTACGCCATCACCATCGCcctcggcttcctcgtcttcttctCCACCGTGCTCCTCGCCTCCTACATCTGCTACCGATCCTTctcccgccgccgtcgccgacGCCAATTCGGAAACCCTAACCCTCAGAATTCGGCCGAGAACAGCATCTATCTGCCGCGCATCATCTTCGTCGCCGAGGACGACGACGGCGGGGAGCAGAACGCGGTGGTAGGGCTGGAGCAGGCGGTAATCAACTCGTATCCGAAGCTGGTGTTCACGAAGCGGAGCGGAAATTGGGAGAACGACGCCGTTTGCGCGATCTGCCTGTGTGAGTATAGGGAGGGGGAGATGATGAGGATGCTGCCTGATTGCAAGCACTGCTTCCACGTGATGTGCGTCGACGCGTGGCTCAAGCTCAACGCGTCGTGCCCTGTCTGCCGGAATTCGCCGCTTCCGACGCCTCTCTCCACTCCGCTGCAGGAGGTGGTGCCGCTCTCTCTATACGCCGATGGCCGGAGACGGTGA
- the LOC121750991 gene encoding uncharacterized protein LOC121750991, whose protein sequence is MENSLATESFSYSWLTDIPPPSPNLRQIEDDNFRFVVPTSTDFVNAGDIFSDGQIKPVYAMGKSPRTEAASVPGRNRYYILSKWRRSSKKILHKWLWYVHRRLRCSRKRSRVDDLQRKVLEASPRRSSSAYSAAEFGDFDYGDEFYCLKIDKSPTSMSPCRSSDVDDNSITEAILYCKKSIEK, encoded by the exons ATGGAGAACTCATTAGCCACAGAGAGCTTCTCCTACAGCTGGCTTACAGACATACCACCACCATCTCCCAACCTCAGACAAATCGAAGACGACAACTTCCGCTTCGTCGTCCCTACATCTACCGACTTTGTGAATGCGGGCGACATATTCTCGGATGGGCAAATCAAGCCTGTGTATGCCATGGGCAAATCACCGAGAACGGAGGCGGCCTCCGTTCCCGGTAGAAACCGTTATTACATCCTCTCAAAGTGGCGGAGATCTTCCAAGAAGATCTTGCACAAGTGGTTATGGTACGTGCATAGGAGACTACGTTGCTCGAGGAAGAGAAGCCGAGTTGATGATCTTCAACGGAAGGTTCTAGAAGCTTCGCCGAGGCGAAGCTCTTCGGCTTATTCAGCTGCGGAGTTTGGTGATTTTGATTATGGTGATGAATTTTATTGTCTGAAAATAGACAAGAGTCCGACTTCAATGAGCCCATGCCGCTCTAGTGATGTAGATGACAACTCAATCACGGAAGCTATTCTCTATTGCAAAAAATCAATAG aaaaataa